One Gemmatimonadota bacterium DNA window includes the following coding sequences:
- a CDS encoding alpha/beta hydrolase produces the protein MNQPLQLKRYFWDAVVATMVCSLVTASETDAQPDGNEWVELYEPHVFNEMPYRLLKPIDFDADKRYPVIVSLHGGGGRGTDNRKQLRGWNRLLADEQRRKDYPSYVLAPQVSHLWNAEDLQKIKDFIATLPSVDMDRIYVLGHSMGGHGTHVFLQIDPHYFAAAAPSAGTGLPQTEEFIDASVIKDVPIWAFHGDQDKVCPFDRAQKLFGEIKKLGGNMKFTIWAGDGHGVAMKMITGADNGSTQLSSDRCDPEPVFMKWLFAQKRTL, from the coding sequence ATGAACCAACCCTTGCAGTTGAAGAGATATTTTTGGGACGCAGTTGTTGCGACCATGGTTTGCTCGTTGGTTACCGCATCAGAAACAGATGCACAACCCGATGGGAATGAATGGGTTGAACTTTATGAACCTCACGTTTTCAACGAGATGCCATATCGGCTGTTGAAGCCCATAGATTTTGATGCGGACAAGCGCTACCCTGTTATCGTTTCATTGCATGGTGGCGGTGGCCGGGGGACAGATAATCGAAAACAATTGCGTGGCTGGAATAGACTTCTTGCAGACGAGCAGAGGCGAAAAGATTATCCCTCTTATGTGCTCGCCCCGCAAGTCAGTCATTTGTGGAACGCAGAAGACCTTCAAAAGATCAAGGATTTCATTGCAACATTACCATCCGTTGATATGGATAGAATATACGTTCTGGGGCACTCCATGGGGGGGCACGGTACCCATGTCTTTTTACAAATTGATCCCCATTATTTCGCAGCGGCAGCCCCTTCAGCTGGAACGGGTTTGCCTCAGACAGAAGAATTTATCGATGCGTCAGTGATTAAAGATGTTCCGATATGGGCTTTCCACGGGGATCAGGATAAGGTCTGTCCATTCGACCGCGCTCAAAAACTTTTTGGAGAGATAAAGAAATTGGGTGGGAATATGAAGTTCACGATCTGGGCTGGTGATGGACATGGTGTTGCTATGAAAATGATTACCGGTGCCGACAATGGCAGCACCCAACTCAGCAGCGATCGCTGTGATCCCGAGCCGGTTTTTATGAAATGGCTTTTTGCACAGAAACGCACGCTGTGA